Proteins from one Candidatus Obscuribacterales bacterium genomic window:
- a CDS encoding DUF2993 domain-containing protein has translation MLLGLDNLGEKTLNRIAELALSSQLDHVDDLTVQIKTNMDLIAQGRLESMLIDGKGLVMQQDLRMQHMIIRIGQVAVNPMAALMGNIQLTHPTQGSAHITLTASDLTQAFNSSILNAQMQGVVVEDDGQEVVLDVQSVNCQLCDTGELIIQATVSLRPQDMAQHVEFYATPQIIDQGRRVQLDQVRYTQGQDLPSAVTQALIERATQVLDLKNFEMDGIHLNLETLTITAETLTLEAIAHVIRFPKL, from the coding sequence GTGCTATTAGGACTTGACAACCTCGGGGAAAAAACCCTCAATCGAATTGCAGAGCTAGCCCTATCTAGCCAGTTAGATCACGTCGATGATTTGACCGTTCAGATCAAAACCAATATGGATCTAATTGCTCAAGGGCGGCTAGAGTCCATGTTAATTGATGGCAAAGGGCTAGTCATGCAGCAAGATTTGCGCATGCAGCACATGATCATTCGCATTGGGCAAGTCGCCGTGAATCCAATGGCGGCTCTGATGGGCAATATCCAACTCACCCATCCAACCCAAGGCAGCGCTCACATTACCCTCACCGCCTCCGACCTCACCCAAGCGTTTAACTCCAGCATTCTCAATGCGCAGATGCAGGGCGTGGTAGTTGAAGACGATGGGCAAGAGGTTGTTCTGGATGTGCAATCGGTGAACTGCCAGCTCTGTGATACGGGGGAGTTGATCATTCAAGCTACCGTGAGCTTGCGTCCTCAAGACATGGCTCAGCACGTTGAGTTTTACGCAACGCCCCAAATTATTGATCAGGGGCGACGGGTACAGCTTGACCAGGTGCGCTATACCCAGGGGCAAGATCTGCCGTCAGCCGTCACCCAAGCGTTGATCGAGCGTGCGACCCAAGTCTTAGATCTCAAGAACTTTGAGATGGACGGTATCCACCTAAACTTAGAAACTTTGACGATAACAGCAGAGACCCTCACCCTAGAGGCGATCGCCCATGTCATCCGGTTTCCCAAGCTTTAG